The Candidatus Dependentiae bacterium genome includes a window with the following:
- a CDS encoding macro domain-containing protein: MYKKSIFTALIFPLLAYTFISKAGNQLRTQDRVLPNGKTISLAIGNLEDQLVEAVVNPANEYLSHGAGVARTLADFFPDLQDLSDKLPANKTSFYDSSQQVICPVGTACTTKIYTQPKNPRISHVIHAVGPRGNDIGRKQLLYNAYRSSLEQAELNGISTIAFPPISIGIFNYPLHEATEVALSAAIDYLSQTQSDIQKVVFVIWPGDKRFDEILSAYESQIRMI, from the coding sequence ATGTATAAGAAAAGTATTTTTACCGCACTCATTTTCCCACTATTGGCATATACATTTATCAGTAAAGCTGGCAATCAGCTGAGAACACAAGATCGCGTATTGCCAAATGGAAAAACAATCTCTCTAGCTATTGGTAACTTGGAAGATCAGCTCGTTGAAGCGGTTGTTAATCCCGCAAATGAATATTTATCTCACGGTGCTGGCGTAGCGCGCACCTTAGCAGATTTTTTTCCTGATTTACAAGATCTCTCTGACAAGCTTCCTGCAAATAAAACTAGTTTTTACGACAGTTCCCAACAAGTGATATGCCCAGTTGGAACAGCATGTACCACAAAAATATACACCCAACCAAAGAATCCTCGTATTTCACATGTGATTCATGCAGTTGGCCCGCGAGGAAATGATATTGGTAGAAAACAATTACTCTATAATGCTTATAGAAGTAGCTTAGAGCAAGCGGAGCTCAATGGAATTAGCACGATCGCTTTTCCTCCAATTAGTATTGGTATTTTTAATTATCCATTGCACGAGGCAACTGAAGTTGCATTATCTGCGGCAATAGATTATCTTTCGCAAACTCAATCTGATATTCAAAAAGTTGTTTTTGTAATTTGGCCTGGCGACAAGCGATTTGATGAGATTTTGAGTGCGTATGAGTCTCAAATCAGGATGATTTAA
- a CDS encoding AAA family ATPase: MNILARIVLFLLIALFSLSSAQNHPINLADLAEPLDRVSQAVGKGISTGVADGLEKGLPGGINATAAALKEQFADGGNGRGAMQNFWGASADQFDVNGEGRRAAINSAESSSLFLRNVGGTLNSVITRIGSNSALISVGAALGVATAWYGSRVLWSYIERQMNKPRIIIKSSRQNIIERAKNTLYTTFGKTEAIVRPPMIFEMELQARLEGLIETTKIIHKKIKEGKKNIKYRNLLLYGPPGTGKTLFAQQLAERSGMEFAMASGSSFAKKGALEAMDELFAWANKSKGLILFIDEAESLMPNRDGLDPDSDAYRVFTNFLNYTGTRSDKFMIVLATNRLHVIDEAMHRRIDDLIELPLPSQVERAAVLRAYCETILYDAKQNGEQFVAAARAFLTDHKIDQMAQRTKGLSNGDLEGVINMIKTDADSSEDGLITEYMIDIAVNRMMQKQANFLKTETQQVAGSSTMVEKFIPDSMTDLVTSGTLTKFLSFALWP, encoded by the coding sequence ATGAATATTTTAGCACGGATTGTGCTTTTTCTTCTTATTGCGCTATTTTCATTAAGCAGCGCGCAAAACCATCCCATTAATTTGGCAGATTTGGCCGAGCCTCTCGATAGGGTTTCGCAAGCGGTAGGCAAGGGTATTTCTACCGGTGTCGCCGATGGCCTGGAAAAAGGATTGCCTGGCGGCATAAATGCTACCGCCGCAGCGCTCAAGGAGCAGTTTGCCGATGGTGGTAATGGGCGAGGCGCTATGCAAAATTTCTGGGGGGCAAGCGCAGATCAATTTGATGTTAATGGGGAAGGCCGGAGAGCTGCTATAAATTCGGCCGAATCATCGAGCCTATTTTTGCGAAACGTTGGCGGAACCCTAAACTCTGTGATAACGCGTATTGGTTCAAATAGTGCTCTCATTTCAGTAGGTGCAGCATTGGGCGTTGCAACTGCTTGGTACGGCTCGCGTGTTCTATGGAGTTATATTGAGCGCCAGATGAACAAACCCAGAATTATTATTAAATCTTCTCGACAAAATATAATTGAACGTGCCAAAAACACGCTTTATACAACTTTTGGAAAAACCGAAGCGATTGTACGCCCGCCGATGATTTTCGAGATGGAGCTTCAGGCGCGTCTTGAAGGGCTGATAGAGACGACAAAAATTATTCACAAAAAAATTAAAGAAGGCAAAAAGAATATAAAATACCGCAATCTATTGCTTTATGGCCCACCAGGAACTGGTAAAACTCTTTTTGCACAACAATTAGCCGAACGATCTGGTATGGAATTTGCAATGGCAAGCGGTTCATCGTTTGCAAAAAAAGGCGCTCTCGAGGCAATGGATGAACTTTTTGCATGGGCAAATAAATCAAAAGGGCTCATACTTTTTATTGATGAAGCGGAATCTTTAATGCCAAATCGTGATGGTCTCGATCCTGATAGTGATGCGTATCGGGTGTTTACCAACTTCTTAAATTATACTGGAACACGAAGTGATAAATTCATGATCGTGCTGGCTACAAACAGGCTTCACGTTATCGATGAAGCGATGCATCGCCGTATTGATGATCTTATTGAATTGCCACTTCCTTCACAAGTTGAGCGAGCTGCGGTTCTTCGCGCCTATTGCGAAACTATTTTATACGATGCAAAACAAAATGGTGAGCAATTTGTTGCTGCTGCTCGCGCATTTTTAACTGATCACAAAATTGATCAAATGGCGCAGCGAACAAAAGGATTATCGAATGGTGATCTTGAAGGCGTTATCAATATGATAAAAACCGACGCTGATAGTTCGGAGGATGGTTTGATTACAGAATATATGATAGATATCGCAGTCAATCGGATGATGCAAAAGCAAGCAAACTTTCTAAAAACTGAGACCCAGCAGGTAGCTGGGTCTTCTACTATGGTAGAAAAATTTATTCCTGATTCTATGACCGATTTGGTTACCTCTGGCACTCTCACAAAATTCTTATCGTTCGCTCTTTGGCCGTAA
- a CDS encoding 4a-hydroxytetrahydrobiopterin dehydratase, which produces MNPTRLTLEEINDLISNLPGWRAYHLPTHDFMNKQFELRDFATALRFVNAVGEYAQKINHHPDISIAYKKVTITLWTHSASGVTEKDIVLASQIEQIIKKPFSQDGTITLANVKNSVEEFVIERDWIQFHSLKNLSMAIGAEAAELMEPFLWTDAAQEKNSEAKRTEIENELADVLIASIAFANRFNTDIAKAIERKLELNRKKYPIEKAKGRSDKYTTYIENQEN; this is translated from the coding sequence ATGAATCCAACACGTTTAACGCTGGAAGAAATTAACGATCTTATTTCGAATTTACCAGGTTGGCGCGCCTATCATCTTCCGACCCACGATTTCATGAACAAACAATTTGAGCTACGCGATTTTGCGACCGCTTTGCGCTTTGTTAATGCAGTTGGGGAATATGCACAAAAAATTAATCACCATCCCGATATTTCAATCGCGTATAAAAAAGTAACGATCACGCTCTGGACCCACAGCGCATCAGGCGTTACAGAAAAAGATATAGTTCTCGCAAGTCAAATTGAACAGATTATTAAAAAGCCGTTTTCTCAAGATGGAACCATTACATTAGCAAATGTAAAAAATTCGGTTGAAGAATTTGTTATTGAACGGGATTGGATTCAATTCCATAGCTTAAAGAATTTAAGCATGGCAATTGGTGCTGAAGCTGCGGAACTCATGGAGCCATTTTTATGGACCGATGCTGCGCAAGAGAAAAATAGTGAAGCTAAACGCACAGAAATAGAAAATGAACTTGCAGATGTTTTAATTGCGTCGATTGCTTTTGCCAATAGATTCAACACAGATATTGCAAAAGCTATAGAGCGAAAATTGGAACTTAACCGAAAAAAATACCCGATCGAAAAAGCTAAAGGTCGCTCAGATAAATACACAACGTATATCGAAAATCAGGAAAACTAA
- a CDS encoding M48 family metalloprotease: protein MKKRILPLILLIMIPANSLAAPKINTGRILSTVETFAGTAFFSLVGGVAYSYYNRSGDIPPAAKTALEKILRKKGLLKPNEQQKFACGPEWATILNTIYIPKEEATCMAHSAITPEQSAITLHEKGHQDNFHSIKTCLFGAAYWTIWTELIHSRPAYSLLFIGPATGYLAFKKCSRHFEKEADDFMIQHATYAELVSAKKFFERHLHHDRHDLVAQLTATHPSFKDRIANIQQEIDRRKKIK from the coding sequence ATGAAAAAACGTATACTGCCGCTCATCCTTTTAATTATGATACCGGCCAATTCATTAGCCGCCCCTAAAATTAATACAGGAAGAATTCTTTCTACGGTAGAAACTTTTGCCGGGACCGCTTTTTTTTCGCTTGTGGGAGGAGTTGCATACTCATACTATAATCGATCGGGCGATATCCCGCCCGCAGCAAAAACTGCTTTAGAAAAAATTCTTCGAAAAAAAGGGTTACTCAAACCGAATGAGCAACAAAAATTTGCTTGTGGGCCAGAATGGGCGACGATACTTAATACTATCTATATACCAAAGGAAGAAGCTACGTGCATGGCACATTCGGCCATAACGCCTGAGCAATCTGCTATCACTCTTCATGAAAAAGGCCATCAAGATAACTTTCATTCAATTAAAACGTGCCTTTTTGGTGCAGCATACTGGACTATCTGGACAGAATTAATTCACTCGCGCCCCGCCTATTCACTTTTATTTATAGGCCCGGCTACCGGTTACTTAGCATTTAAAAAATGTTCACGCCATTTTGAAAAAGAAGCGGATGATTTTATGATTCAGCACGCGACCTATGCAGAACTAGTAAGTGCGAAAAAATTCTTTGAACGACATTTGCATCACGATCGACACGATCTGGTTGCACAACTTACCGCAACTCATCCATCTTTTAAAGATCGAATTGCAAATATCCAGCAAGAAATTGATCGCCGCAAAAAAATCAAATAA
- a CDS encoding Nramp family divalent metal transporter yields MITTKKLTVPIVKAWRKNRTTPSLQESYHTIPINPAWPWWRKMLAFAGPGYLVAVGYMDPGNWATDLAAGSAFNYTLLSIILLSNLMAILLQHLAAKLGIVTGRDLAQACRDHFSKPVTLCLWVLCEIAICATDLAEVIGSAIALNLLFNIPMFLGVCLTALDVFALLYLQKFHFRYVEGIVILLMSIIAGCFWYEIAISSPDIGLIISNLLPKAEIFSHPEMLYIAIGIVGATVMPHNLYLHSSIVQTRKHDQTNQGKSEAIKFSTIDTTFALTIAFFINAAILIVSAAVFYSRGYKEITEIEQAYQLLSPLLGIPLASTLFAVALLASGQNSTLTGTLAGQIVMEGFLEIRLRPWMRRLLTRSIALVPAIICVLFYGDASVARLLLLSQVILSFQLGFAIIPLIMFTSDRKKMGPHANSYLVTIFAWLSAALIIGLNCKYLFDLGIGYFR; encoded by the coding sequence ATGATTACTACAAAAAAATTGACTGTACCAATCGTTAAAGCTTGGCGCAAAAATCGCACGACCCCAAGTTTGCAGGAAAGCTATCATACAATTCCCATAAATCCTGCATGGCCTTGGTGGCGCAAGATGCTTGCTTTCGCCGGCCCTGGCTATTTGGTCGCGGTTGGATACATGGATCCAGGAAACTGGGCAACCGATCTGGCTGCAGGATCAGCTTTTAACTATACGTTGCTTTCCATTATTCTGCTTTCCAACCTCATGGCAATCTTGCTCCAGCATTTGGCAGCTAAGTTAGGAATTGTTACAGGAAGAGATTTAGCGCAAGCATGCCGAGATCATTTCTCAAAACCCGTTACGTTATGTTTATGGGTATTGTGTGAAATAGCAATTTGCGCGACCGATTTAGCAGAGGTTATCGGTTCTGCAATTGCCCTTAATTTACTGTTCAATATTCCAATGTTTCTAGGCGTATGCTTAACGGCGCTTGATGTTTTTGCGTTACTTTACTTGCAGAAATTCCATTTCAGATACGTTGAAGGGATTGTAATTTTATTAATGTCGATTATCGCGGGCTGTTTTTGGTACGAAATCGCGATTTCATCGCCAGATATCGGTTTAATTATTTCAAATTTACTTCCTAAAGCAGAAATATTTTCGCATCCTGAAATGCTTTATATTGCAATTGGGATCGTAGGCGCAACCGTAATGCCCCATAATTTGTATCTGCATTCGTCGATTGTGCAAACAAGAAAGCACGATCAAACCAATCAGGGAAAAAGCGAAGCTATTAAGTTCAGCACCATAGACACTACTTTTGCTCTCACGATCGCTTTTTTCATTAACGCAGCAATTTTAATTGTATCGGCAGCGGTATTTTACTCTCGCGGTTACAAAGAGATAACAGAAATTGAGCAAGCATATCAGCTTTTAAGCCCGCTTTTAGGCATTCCGTTAGCGAGTACGCTTTTTGCTGTAGCTCTTCTTGCCTCGGGCCAAAACTCAACCTTGACCGGCACCCTAGCGGGCCAAATTGTAATGGAAGGTTTTTTAGAGATACGTCTTCGCCCTTGGATGAGAAGACTTTTAACCCGTTCTATTGCCTTAGTTCCTGCAATTATATGCGTTCTTTTCTATGGGGATGCTAGCGTTGCACGGCTTCTTCTTTTAAGCCAGGTAATTTTGAGTTTTCAACTTGGTTTCGCAATAATTCCCCTCATAATGTTTACAAGCGATAGAAAAAAAATGGGCCCGCATGCCAATTCCTATTTGGTCACCATTTTTGCTTGGCTTTCAGCCGCCTTAATCATTGGGCTTAACTGCAAATACCTATTTGATCTGGGCATTGGTTATTTCAGGTAA
- a CDS encoding proline--tRNA ligase: MSTKLPDIQTQFAEWYNEVVFKSELADHAPVRGCMVIRPYGYALWENIKGILDKRIKETGHQNAAFPLLIPKSFIEKEKEHVAGFSPELAVVTFAGGKELEEPLVIRPTSETIIHYMFAQWIKSWRDLPMKINQWANVVRWEMRTRPFLRTTEFWWQEGHTAHETAQEAKDEAEQMWREYINLYQDYLAIPVLFGMKSESEKFAGADATYTVEGIMRDGKALQLCTSHIISQNFAKSFGIVFQDRQGNQAHPYLTSWGFTTRSIGALIMVHGDEKGLVLPPKIAPIQIVIVPIFRKDADTNMIKAEAEKIAKKLKDHGFSVFMDDREDETPGAKFYKWELKGVPMRIEIGPRDVANGTVMLSDRIGLAKESVPAHDIAKAVEARAALMQKTLFDRAHERQKALWHTGKKLSQFGPLLEADNGFYKTGWCGKPECEAQLKNYKATVRCLLQSHEFEVCFNCDLKSKTDTVVAKSY; encoded by the coding sequence ATGAGTACTAAACTTCCAGATATCCAGACCCAGTTTGCAGAATGGTATAATGAGGTTGTATTTAAAAGTGAGCTAGCAGATCACGCACCTGTTCGCGGATGCATGGTAATTCGCCCGTACGGCTATGCATTATGGGAAAATATTAAGGGGATTCTTGATAAGCGCATCAAAGAAACGGGCCATCAAAACGCCGCTTTTCCGCTTTTAATTCCCAAATCGTTTATCGAAAAAGAAAAAGAACACGTTGCCGGATTTTCGCCCGAACTGGCAGTGGTAACCTTTGCAGGCGGCAAAGAGCTTGAAGAGCCATTGGTAATTCGCCCAACTTCTGAAACCATAATTCACTATATGTTTGCCCAATGGATTAAATCCTGGCGCGATTTGCCTATGAAAATAAATCAATGGGCAAATGTGGTTCGATGGGAAATGAGAACGCGTCCATTCTTGCGTACTACTGAATTTTGGTGGCAAGAAGGCCATACCGCTCATGAAACAGCTCAAGAAGCAAAAGATGAAGCTGAGCAAATGTGGCGCGAATATATTAATTTGTACCAAGACTACTTAGCTATTCCCGTTCTTTTTGGAATGAAATCTGAAAGCGAAAAGTTTGCAGGAGCGGATGCGACGTACACGGTTGAAGGGATCATGAGAGATGGCAAGGCTTTGCAGCTGTGCACATCGCATATCATTTCTCAAAACTTTGCAAAATCGTTTGGCATTGTGTTTCAGGATCGCCAAGGAAATCAAGCGCATCCCTATTTAACCAGCTGGGGATTTACTACACGCTCAATTGGTGCGTTGATTATGGTGCACGGTGACGAAAAAGGTCTAGTTCTTCCACCAAAAATTGCACCAATTCAAATTGTAATCGTGCCGATATTCCGAAAAGATGCCGATACAAACATGATCAAAGCTGAAGCGGAAAAAATTGCAAAAAAGTTAAAAGATCACGGGTTTAGCGTTTTTATGGACGACCGCGAAGATGAAACACCTGGTGCAAAATTCTATAAATGGGAACTTAAAGGAGTTCCTATGCGCATAGAGATAGGCCCACGCGATGTTGCCAACGGAACGGTAATGCTCAGCGATCGTATTGGATTGGCAAAAGAATCGGTGCCTGCGCATGATATTGCAAAGGCGGTTGAAGCGCGGGCTGCATTAATGCAAAAAACCTTATTTGATCGCGCTCATGAACGGCAAAAAGCATTATGGCACACCGGTAAAAAATTGAGCCAATTTGGCCCGCTGCTTGAAGCAGATAACGGCTTTTACAAAACCGGTTGGTGCGGCAAGCCGGAATGCGAAGCGCAATTAAAAAATTATAAGGCGACGGTTCGCTGCTTACTGCAATCCCATGAATTTGAAGTTTGTTTTAATTGCGATCTAAAGAGCAAAACTGATACGGTTGTGGCAAAATCATACTAA
- a CDS encoding zinc finger MYND domain-containing protein: MYVYVFALTLLLSINNLLAVTVGISCLKNADSKNKAIVIFDWHERSDVDDEVVKSHKIELTNLLKALKNRKEECSFYIEFPHKAKKFTESSQLTINIPTKDAVEHEMKNGSIAYKAFDEREEANWWVNIMMESTHEIQASIDQNMPVPDEFKAVSFGAYLKSVQEQQSNAKKILGNLPAKLQETVVPRMDTFTKAQEMLLEKATKYGIKSSDHFFNLAKQVSSDASTKKKFYDTLLDMQCTESDMSLLQSISSGKNRLSIVHAGMWHGQNLEKALMAFGYKNAFPKENLKTGFIMEDISEIKLAKNIPLTFIKPVYEFLSLCDACGKEAANHCGACKRTKYCSQDCQKSGWIGHKAICKKL; encoded by the coding sequence ATGTACGTTTATGTATTTGCTCTCACATTGCTTTTATCAATAAACAATCTTTTGGCTGTAACAGTGGGCATTTCATGCCTGAAAAATGCCGATTCAAAAAATAAGGCTATTGTAATATTCGATTGGCATGAAAGATCGGACGTTGACGATGAGGTTGTGAAATCACATAAAATTGAGCTAACAAATCTACTTAAAGCTTTAAAAAATCGCAAAGAAGAATGCTCTTTTTATATTGAATTTCCCCATAAAGCTAAAAAATTTACAGAATCAAGTCAGTTAACCATCAATATACCTACAAAAGATGCGGTTGAGCATGAAATGAAAAATGGTTCAATTGCATACAAAGCTTTTGATGAGCGAGAAGAAGCAAATTGGTGGGTAAATATAATGATGGAAAGCACCCATGAAATACAGGCCTCAATCGATCAAAACATGCCCGTTCCGGATGAATTTAAAGCAGTCAGCTTCGGAGCTTATTTAAAAAGTGTTCAAGAACAACAATCTAATGCAAAAAAAATTCTGGGCAATTTACCTGCGAAACTACAAGAAACTGTTGTCCCTAGAATGGATACCTTTACAAAGGCGCAAGAGATGCTTTTGGAAAAGGCAACAAAATACGGTATTAAGTCATCAGATCATTTTTTTAATTTAGCAAAGCAAGTAAGTTCCGATGCTAGTACCAAGAAAAAATTTTATGACACGCTCCTAGATATGCAATGTACCGAGTCGGATATGTCACTACTCCAATCTATTAGTTCTGGTAAAAATAGATTATCAATTGTTCACGCTGGAATGTGGCACGGACAAAATCTTGAAAAAGCATTAATGGCGTTCGGTTATAAAAATGCGTTCCCTAAGGAAAATTTAAAAACTGGCTTTATAATGGAAGATATAAGCGAAATTAAGCTTGCCAAAAATATTCCCCTAACCTTTATTAAACCAGTATACGAATTTCTATCTCTGTGCGATGCGTGCGGGAAAGAAGCGGCTAATCATTGCGGAGCATGTAAAAGAACGAAATACTGTTCCCAAGATTGTCAAAAGAGCGGCTGGATAGGTCATAAAGCTATTTGTAAGAAGTTATAA
- a CDS encoding prolyl oligopeptidase family serine peptidase — protein MSIFQMRGGAWGIFYVFLYLFSAFCIAENGKTFPKTESAQQFAYLFAHGLGATQQQFALFAQVPVVDLKKNNNWFLYDPLVLFNFPDAKNDKGEYLKEHVNLGQKKDIDQLHASITAALAQLPGAGLVLTGISRGAATILNLLALAQPNYVAAVVLESPFDSFKSIINHLLRRFGVQWLPFSERIGAKIAQSQFPSLNLDGIAPCKVASYIPQHVPILFVHSTKDKVIPVQCSRKLYIKLKETGHQHVYLLELPSGDHGKLMNSEHSLMYQNAVHAFYKKYGLPHQEDFAKQGEAVLALAQPGIAEVQAREKRTMNLDDEQDN, from the coding sequence ATGAGCATATTCCAAATGCGCGGGGGCGCATGGGGTATTTTTTACGTCTTTTTATACCTATTTTCAGCTTTTTGCATAGCTGAGAACGGTAAAACCTTTCCCAAAACAGAATCCGCACAACAATTTGCTTATTTATTTGCACATGGGTTGGGTGCAACCCAACAGCAATTCGCGCTTTTCGCGCAAGTTCCCGTTGTAGATTTAAAAAAGAATAATAACTGGTTTCTTTATGATCCCTTAGTTCTTTTTAATTTCCCAGATGCAAAGAATGATAAGGGCGAATATCTAAAAGAGCACGTCAATCTTGGCCAAAAAAAAGATATTGATCAACTCCACGCAAGTATCACTGCAGCGCTTGCCCAATTGCCAGGAGCTGGCCTCGTTTTAACAGGAATTTCACGCGGCGCAGCAACCATTCTTAATCTGCTAGCGCTCGCTCAACCTAACTATGTGGCAGCAGTAGTTCTTGAATCACCGTTCGATTCATTCAAATCAATCATCAACCATCTTCTCAGGCGGTTTGGTGTACAATGGCTACCATTCTCAGAAAGAATCGGCGCTAAAATAGCGCAATCACAGTTTCCTTCACTCAATTTAGATGGCATAGCGCCTTGCAAGGTTGCTTCCTATATTCCGCAGCATGTTCCTATTCTTTTTGTTCATTCCACCAAAGACAAAGTGATTCCGGTACAATGTTCAAGAAAGTTATATATAAAATTGAAAGAAACGGGGCACCAACATGTTTATTTACTCGAACTTCCATCTGGTGATCATGGAAAATTAATGAATAGCGAGCATTCTCTTATGTATCAAAATGCTGTGCACGCTTTTTATAAAAAATATGGATTGCCGCATCAAGAAGATTTCGCCAAACAAGGGGAAGCTGTCTTAGCGCTGGCGCAACCCGGCATTGCGGAAGTACAAGCTCGTGAAAAAAGAACTATGAATCTTGATGATGAGCAAGATAACTAA
- a CDS encoding NUDIX hydrolase, translated as MGHITASAWLLNNDYSQVLLMHHAKLNLWVQLGGHCDGESDVLGVAIKEAQEESGIMGIAPVSTEIFDIDIHLIPANKKEQEHYHYDVRFLLSVTSNESFVQNAESKELKWFGMNDELPTESRSIMRMIEKWKKIHFAKKPTRRLSEMIGVLR; from the coding sequence ATCGGGCACATCACCGCTTCTGCTTGGCTTTTAAATAACGATTATTCTCAAGTACTTCTTATGCATCATGCAAAATTAAATTTGTGGGTGCAATTAGGCGGGCATTGTGATGGTGAATCTGATGTATTAGGTGTTGCGATTAAAGAAGCGCAAGAAGAATCTGGGATTATGGGAATTGCGCCCGTAAGCACTGAAATATTTGATATCGACATCCATCTCATTCCAGCAAACAAAAAAGAACAAGAGCATTATCATTATGATGTTCGATTTCTGCTATCGGTAACAAGCAATGAATCATTTGTACAAAACGCTGAATCTAAAGAACTCAAATGGTTTGGCATGAACGATGAACTACCTACTGAGAGCCGTTCAATAATGCGCATGATAGAAAAATGGAAAAAAATACATTTCGCAAAAAAGCCTACTAGGCGCTTAAGTGAAATGATTGGTGTTTTAAGATAA
- a CDS encoding tyrosine recombinase — protein sequence MKSVLAKFEAYLLTEKRVSKNTFAAYQSDLGQFVQFLQNNTIELANVTGDHLKLFLHFLKGQEIGARSMARKISTLKLFFRWANERLSWNVQANQLRAPKLEKKLPTYLKPSEIEQLLQAAHADNSLHGKRNSVMLYLLYATGMRISELINLELAHLQLESALIYVLGKGGKGRLVPIPEHITSMIRNYIDTVRPQLMAAEMINGTPFLFPVLYGKVAKPISRQSFWMILNELCERAGIKKSISPHMLRHSLATHLLQQGANLRSLQMLLGHENLATVEIYTHLEKSHVRKVYDKKHPRA from the coding sequence ATGAAATCAGTACTTGCAAAATTTGAAGCATATTTACTTACAGAAAAGCGTGTTTCAAAAAATACGTTTGCAGCATATCAAAGTGATCTTGGCCAATTTGTTCAGTTTTTACAGAACAACACAATAGAACTTGCAAACGTTACAGGCGATCATCTCAAATTGTTTCTTCATTTTCTTAAAGGGCAAGAGATTGGGGCGCGCAGCATGGCGCGCAAAATCTCGACACTTAAACTTTTTTTTCGCTGGGCAAACGAACGGCTTTCATGGAATGTGCAAGCGAATCAACTTCGCGCCCCTAAGTTAGAAAAAAAACTGCCCACCTATTTAAAACCTTCAGAAATTGAACAGCTTTTGCAAGCGGCTCATGCAGATAATTCGCTCCATGGTAAACGCAATAGCGTCATGCTTTATTTGCTGTATGCGACAGGAATGCGCATCAGTGAATTGATCAATTTAGAACTTGCACACCTTCAGCTTGAAAGTGCACTTATTTACGTGCTGGGAAAAGGCGGAAAAGGCAGGCTTGTTCCGATTCCGGAACACATTACTTCAATGATTAGAAATTATATTGATACAGTGCGCCCGCAATTAATGGCAGCGGAAATGATTAATGGAACGCCGTTTTTATTTCCGGTACTTTATGGAAAGGTTGCAAAGCCTATTTCGCGCCAATCGTTTTGGATGATTTTAAACGAATTATGCGAACGGGCCGGCATTAAAAAATCAATTTCGCCGCATATGCTTCGCCATTCGCTTGCGACTCATTTACTGCAGCAAGGGGCAAACTTGCGCTCATTGCAAATGCTTTTAGGCCACGAAAATTTAGCAACAGTGGAAATTTACACGCATTTAGAAAAAAGTCACGTACGCAAAGTGTATGATAAAAAGCATCCGAGGGCATAA